From one Candidatus Moraniibacteriota bacterium genomic stretch:
- the thrS gene encoding threonine--tRNA ligase, with protein MKTKQNNLEVLRHSTSHVLASAVLEMFPEAKFGIGPAIENGFYYDFELPRTLIPEDLPLLEEKMKEIVKNDYKFERAEISTEEGRKDFKKLGQTYKLELIDDLEKEGNKKVSVYKAGHFVDLCSGPHIESTGKINLKAFTLTKISGAYWKGDEKNQQLQRIYGVVFEKEKELEEYKIQQEEAIKRDHKKLGRELDLFSFHPEAPGSAFWHPKGMIIWNELEKFGKSIRKKYKYTEIQTPILAKNTLWKTSGHWDHYKDTMFSFDLDKETYCLKPMDCPFNIKIYQTQQRSYKELPIRYTEIGRILRNEKSGELNGLLRVRHLTQDDSHVFLMKNQIKEEIINLIKMTKEYYAVFGINPEFFLSTRPDDFMGEIKDWDEAEKDLETALKKEGVNFEIKEKDGAFYGPKIDIDIKDALGRRWQLATIQLDFQLPQRFNLEYVDSDGSKKTPVMIHAAIFGTFERFIGIILEHFAGALPLWLSPVQVTIIPVSEKFSDYAKEVENKLIEKTIRVEINDKGESLGKRISEAEKQKSPYILVVGEREIKEKSVNVRLRGIKEQQILSIDKFIEKIAREIEEKK; from the coding sequence ATGAAGACTAAACAAAACAATTTAGAGGTTCTCCGCCATTCAACTTCTCATGTTTTAGCCAGTGCAGTTTTAGAAATGTTTCCAGAAGCCAAGTTTGGGATTGGTCCGGCCATTGAAAACGGATTTTATTATGACTTCGAACTTCCCCGCACTCTTATTCCTGAAGATTTGCCTCTCCTGGAAGAAAAAATGAAAGAAATAGTCAAAAATGATTACAAGTTTGAGCGCGCAGAAATTTCAACTGAAGAAGGCAGAAAAGATTTTAAAAAACTTGGGCAGACTTATAAACTTGAGCTTATTGACGACCTCGAAAAAGAAGGAAATAAAAAAGTTTCTGTATATAAAGCTGGCCATTTTGTGGATCTTTGTTCTGGACCGCATATTGAATCGACCGGAAAAATAAACCTGAAAGCTTTTACGCTGACAAAAATTTCCGGAGCCTATTGGAAAGGCGATGAAAAAAATCAGCAGCTGCAGAGGATTTACGGCGTGGTTTTTGAAAAAGAAAAAGAGTTGGAAGAATATAAAATTCAACAAGAAGAAGCAATTAAGCGCGATCATAAAAAGCTAGGACGAGAACTAGATCTCTTTTCTTTCCACCCGGAAGCTCCTGGTAGTGCTTTCTGGCATCCAAAAGGTATGATCATTTGGAATGAACTGGAAAAATTCGGAAAAAGTATCCGCAAAAAATATAAATATACTGAAATTCAGACTCCAATTTTAGCTAAAAATACTTTATGGAAAACTTCCGGCCATTGGGATCATTATAAAGATACAATGTTTTCTTTCGATCTGGATAAAGAAACATACTGCCTAAAACCTATGGATTGTCCTTTTAACATAAAAATATACCAGACTCAGCAGAGATCCTACAAAGAATTGCCTATTCGCTATACCGAAATTGGCAGGATACTGCGCAATGAAAAATCAGGCGAGCTTAATGGCCTGCTCCGCGTCCGCCATCTGACCCAGGATGATTCACATGTTTTCCTGATGAAAAATCAAATAAAGGAAGAGATTATAAATCTTATTAAAATGACGAAAGAATATTATGCAGTTTTTGGAATAAATCCTGAATTCTTCCTTTCTACCCGTCCGGATGATTTTATGGGCGAAATAAAAGATTGGGATGAAGCAGAAAAAGATCTTGAGACAGCCTTAAAGAAAGAAGGTGTGAACTTTGAAATTAAGGAAAAGGACGGTGCTTTTTATGGACCAAAAATTGATATTGATATAAAAGATGCACTTGGCCGCCGTTGGCAATTAGCAACCATACAGCTTGATTTCCAATTACCTCAAAGATTCAATTTGGAATATGTGGATTCTGACGGCAGCAAAAAAACTCCTGTTATGATTCATGCAGCTATTTTTGGAACATTTGAAAGATTTATTGGAATTATTTTGGAACATTTTGCCGGAGCTTTGCCTCTCTGGCTCTCGCCCGTGCAAGTGACAATTATTCCAGTTTCTGAAAAATTTTCTGATTATGCCAAAGAAGTTGAAAATAAATTAATTGAAAAAACTATACGCGTAGAAATAAATGATAAAGGAGAATCATTGGGTAAAAGAATTTCTGAAGCTGAAAAACAAAAATCTCCGTATATTCTAGTTGTCGGAGAGCGTGAAATAAAAGAAAAAAGCGTTAACGTGAGATTACGCGGAATCAAGGAACAACAAATACTTTCAATTGATAAATTTATTGAAAAAATTGCCAGAGAAATCGAAGAAAAGAAATAA